TATCCTTGAATTAAAACTTCGGCATAGTTTGCCGTATGACTATCATATAGATAAAGTAGGGCAGTGCGTAAAAAACATTCCTGATAAATGTTACAACGATGTAAGTATATTGAATATTCAGGTGGTCGATTGTATTTGTCAGCATCTTGAAGAAGCAAATAACTCAAAACTTCATTCGATAGCACAAGTTATTATGCATAATAAAAAGTGGGACTTTTTGATTGACTTCTATAAATCAGTTGAAGATTCAAGCTCGCTTTTCAACCATTTGGGCAGTATCGTTGATGGATTATGGAAGATCTTCGTGAAACAGAATTCCGATGAATTATTCGAGTCTTGGTTACGATTCCTCGAATTGAACCATTCCACCAAAGAAAGTCGTAACTGGTTGAATAAACACTTCGCATTTATATCTCATAGAGTAGATCTCATAGGTTTTGATACAATCAAACAAATAGTGTCGAATGGAAAACTGATTTTTACAGATATAGATGCAGAGTCTAGGTGTTTGCTTGAGTATGTTGTAGAAAACAAAGCATATATGTTGACACCAGAAAATGTTGTATGCGCATTTGTTCATTATCGAAATGAGAGGGTGGAAACATTGGATAATTATCCTTTAAATGTTACAATACTGAGGAGCTGTAAATCAGCTAAATCTATATCAGATTATATAGATGAATGTTTTGACAATGCACTAAATAATGTATTTATTACAGATACGGCAAAAAAAGAGAGTGTGGGAATTATTCTTGAAATTATTAATTCTGAGGATATAACAGAGGACACAAAACGCAAATACCTTTCTGGGCAACAGAATAAAGTTTCTCTTTCCGATGTTAACAATATACAGTGGGAGTTCGCTATTGAAGTTGATATAGTTATACCAGCATGGCCTGAGATATATGCATTTTATGAGAGTCAGAATAATGTAATGATTTCCAGTTTGCGAATATTCATTACCAAACATATTGATGAATTAACAGATATATCTGAATTGGATGATACTCAGAAAGAACTACTGGCACACAGTGCTTTATTGACATCAGATTTTGAAATTTTGGTATACGATAAACTTGTCAAAATCTTTGATGGAGTTACATTTAAGGATGCGGATATTAACAGTGTAGATAACGCTCATTTTAAGTCGTTACTTTGTGCTGATATGCTTCCATATAGCACATATTATACGACAACAATTAGAGACAATCATAGTGATGTACTTACTTATTATGTAGATAAGTATTTGGATGAGTGTATTATAGAAATAGAGGAGTTGCCTACAGATATGAGGCTATACAAGCATCTTATGAAAAATCCAAGAGTAATCGGTGAAAAAGCTCTAAGTGTAGTTCAACATTTTCTTCCTCATATTGTGTGGGATAACGAATTGGCAAATATCACTCTTCCTGTGTTGAAAAACAATATTGAAAAATTTGATTATGACATAGAGAAGAACATTTTGGTCGCCTCTACTAATTTGCCAGAGCGATTGTCTTTTTTGATAGACTTGGTTGAAAAGTTTAGAGATGATTTTGACATTGTGACAGAATTAATAGAGTCTTTAGGCGATTCTTATCGAAGTATTACAGATAAATCAAAAAAGGCTACTATAGAAAATAATCACATGAATGAAATGCTTTTAGGGAAGCTAAAAACTATTGGATATATCTCATCATATAGAGAAGATGATGATAAACTTCGTGTAAGTCATAAACGTAATCACTAAATCAAATGCAAGAGAATAGAGGAATTTATAACTAAAGTTATGGAAAGAAAAGGGATTGTTTGATAACGAATAAAATAAAGTCTCAACCGATAGCATTCCTATCCGATTGAGACTTTTCGTTTATTTATCCCTGTCCGAAAACTTCTGTATAATTACAGCAATACCAATCCCCAAAACAACCATAAGAATACAACCAATAACAGCCTTCCAAATCAATCCGGAATGCAAAATCTCTGCATTAGCTACTATCATGCACACGAAAAAAGAAGATAGAGCAACTACAATGGTAATCAAAATGTAGAATGCCGTATCTGGGATGGGGATGGCATTGCTGGCTTTCTTTATTCTTCGCTCGGCTTCCTTACATTTGCTCTCAATCTGGCTGAGAAAATTGTATAGAAGGGTCGCACCGAATTCTACTGCTAACTTCTGTATTTCTTCAGAAATAATAGGTTTGCACTCATGTATAGAGTCGGATAGATTTTCAACTTCTGTTCTCAGCTTATATACGTTGTCATTCAGGCTGACAAGTTCCTTTGCGTTGATATCGAGTAACCGCTTTTCTTCCTCCAGATATTCATTCTTGGGAGTGGCTTTTATGGCTTCCGCTTCACTCATTTCCGCGGAAAAATCGAATTTCTTTTTCATGTTCGGTTTCATGGGCTTATCGTTTTAATCCTGTTTTCAGTTTCTTTCCTAACGAACGACTGGCGGCATGAGCGCATCTGCGAGCCCATTGCAAATTGTCTTCATCCTTGTCTCTCCACGGAAGGTCGCTTTGTGAGCCTCCACCACCTCCACCGGTTGTTACGTTGGGGGTATCTATCAGTCCGACAAATATAGCTACTGCCATATCGGTAAGTTCCTGACAGTTGGCAATAAACCTGTAATCAAATTCGTCATTAAAACAGTCAAGTATTTTTTCCGGAATATAGAATCTGTAATCCTTACCTTCATGGCTGAGGGCATAGGAAATCATATCCTGACTATATGTGAGATATTGGGTATAGTCAATAGGAGCAACCTTATGTATCGCTGCCTGTTGAACGGCTTTGGGAGCATTATTTCTAATGACGGTAGCTGACTGATGGTGCAGTTTCTCCCATGTCGCAGGAAGTTTCGAGACCATCAGGTTCCTGCCGATTCCCAATTCTGAAGCCTTGTATTTGGTGTTTCCATTCATGAGGGCATATCCACGAAGAATACCTTTCTTGTCCTCTCTTTCATGGACGGTATAACCTTTCCGTATAAGAGTGTTCTTGTACTCATCCCATGACCATGATGGCATTGCTTTCAACACCTCCATACAGTCCCGGTTCACTTGTGGAATGTTACGATTTCTGATTTGTTCTGCAGTCGTCCAGCCACGTTTCTTTGCCACTCGCTCGGCGGCACGTTGCGCCCGAAGATGAATGTTATGGTCGTTGTTGATATTGCCATTTTCATCCAAACGGCAGACCGCAGCATGGAGGTGGGGAACTTCGCCTTTGGATTCTGTATGCAGCCAAACAGAGTATTTACTGTTAGCTAAATTGGTTGGACAGGAACGGATTTTTCCATCCTTGCCGGTAATCACCTGTTTGTCGAACTCCTCGGCGAAATCTTGCCAAAGTTTTTGCCAATCTTCGATGTCATAGAATTGGGTATGTTTGGGCGATGGACTCAACTCGATTCTGATAACGGAGTTCTTTATCGGGCGATGCTGGGATATGGTCAACTGCATGGAGTTCCATATCCCCATAGCGTCCGGTTCTGAGGGCAACAGATTGTCCAATACCCGATAAATTTTCTCCGGATGCTTCTTATGTTGTGATTCACCGGTAATGTAACGGAGGTCGTTGATGCCGTGCGATATGGCTTTGGCTTTTGCAATCATTCTTCTTCGGATTTAAGGTTGGACGGAATTTTGTTCTTCTCTTTTACAGTATTCAGGAACTGGCAGACACTTTCGGCTACATTGCCAAGTTCCTTGAGCCAGTTGACCATGAACGGAATCTGATTGAACATTGCCATGCGCTGCTTTGTGGACATTCCGTGTAGGGCGGAGGTGTATTTTACGAGGTCTGCCCGACAATCGTCCAGATTCTGCAACAGGGCTGCTTCTTCTTTCGTAAGTCTCACTTTGGGCTTGAAGTTATAGGCACACGACAATAGGTAATCACTTATGGTCATACCGCATTGGGTAGCCATTGATTTTATATACTCCTTTTGAGTAGGAGTGACTTTCGCTCCGATGAAGACGTTTCTGGTTTCTTTAGAGGAGTTCGATGTATTTTCAATATCTTCTTTCATTTGAATCATTGTTATAATTGTGAATAGGTGCGAGCTTGCGAGTACCGCACCGGCGAGGGAACTGAGCAGGCAAGAGTGCCAGTGTACAACCGTAACGTAGTGAGGTTATACCTTGGCATATCTTGCAACAGATACCTGTTGATGCTTTCCGGCAAGCCATATTGGATGTACATACAGAATCGGCAGACGGATTTGAACCAGAAACTAAGATATTCATCTAAAAGAGGGGGGATAGAATGAATACCTTGTGTGCAACCCCTGACTACTTTGCTTTATTCTTATATATACGCCCCGACAATAAAGTAAAGTTGAACTCAATAATGGTATTCTGGATTGAAGGCATAATCTTTCCCTTCTTTTATAACCATTTGTTTGTCACTGAGCAATGTTGCGACCTTTACCGCCTTGTTATAACCGAGTTTTATACCCTGTAATCCGTAACCCTCTTGCAAGCGTTCTATATAATCATCGTAATTGTTGATGTTGCCATTGGCAAAAACGGCATTCAATGCTGGACGATGTACATTCTTTGGAATCTCCTTGTCCGGATCGAACGGTCCTTTGGTTGGTCGTCCGGTCTTCTTCTCTTTTGGCAGATAGGACTCTACCGGTTCGGGTATGGCTTCCTCGTTTATGCGGAAAGCGAAAGGTTCAAACTCACGGTCGCGGATATGCACGGCTTCGACCACGCTTATGGTCTTGTCCTCTTTATCCACCTCGATCTGCATAATGGTTTCCGCTTTATTGTTGAGTTCAGTGCCGATGTGACCACGAGCATGTTCGTCATTCTTGTTCTGATGCAGTACGGTATGGATGTGAATCTGTCTGTCGTCCGTCCACTGCATGAATTTGGAGATGATATCGGTAGATTCACCGGGAGAATTGATGTCATACAGGAAATCACGAATGCCATCTATGATGACCAATCCCAAATCCGGTATTGTGCCAATGGCCTGTTCGACTATCGCCAGACGTAGTTTAGGGGAGAACTTGCGTAGAGCCAGCATGAGCAGATTATCCGGTTTCTTGTCTTCCGGCAATTCAGCTAAACGTAGGATTCGTTTCAATATCTGCTGGCAATGATGTCGTCCTTGCTCCGTGTCGATGTACAGAATATTTCGCTTATTATCGGGAAAAGTGGACCGATAATGAAGAACGGTGCTGTTTCTCAATGCCGATGCGACTATGGCCGATACGTTAAAGGTTTTCTTGCTTTTGGCTTTTCCGATGGACGCACTGAAGTTTCCTAATGTACCGATAACAGCATCGTCTACCATCAGCACCACTGGCGACTGCTCGTAGGTATTCGTCACGCTCACGATTGAATCTTCCATGTAAACCGCCAATTCTTCACATGAAGGAGTCGTATTGTCCGTCTTCTCCATCTTTACCAGTTTTTCGGGTTCGGTTTACGACGATGGGATGCGAGCATGGACTCATTCTCTTCCTCAAAACTTTGCGGAGCCGGAGTCTTTCGGGAAGATTCCAGCCATCTATCCAGTTCATCACGATAGATGTAGAGATGTTTTCCTTGTTTTATAACCGGAATATCATCCTTTTTGACCTTGTAATAAAAGGTTGACAACGGCATTTTAAGATAGTTGCAAGCCTCCTGTACGGTCATGGGAACGTGCGTGTTCTCTTTGGTTTCGTACTGCTTGGAAAGTTTCTCCGTTAGCAGATTTTCCATACTTGCGATTCTGTCGCATAGTTCGCCCACCACAGTCGGCAGGTCGTTGAATGTCAGTTGGTCTTTTTCCATATTATACTCTTTTAATCGTTTAATATACTGCGAACCAACTCAATGAAACCTTGCAGAACAATACAGACCGGATTAATTATTTCGTCTGCATGCGTTTTTTTAGTCTGAGTTACTATTATCTGTTTCTAAATGGAAGCGATAATCGCCTTTATCGGGCACGTCAATAGGAATCTGACTAGGAACTTGATCCCGTAAATTAAGTTTGAGATATTCAAGAGTCGCATTTTCGAGTTCGTGAGGAAATGAAGACTTGATAAAAACGGCTCTTTTTGCCAATGATACTCCCAAGCGTTCACCTACATTCCATGCCAGATGGCGAAGTCCCGGTGATCTCAGTGGATTATCTATATTGGAGCGAATGGGCTTGTATAAATCGGATCTATCACAGGCCATATACTCAATATTAGAAATGAGGATTGCAATAGCTTCTTTAGACAGATAGGGTGCGGTTTTAATAGTTACATATTCACGAATAGCATTCATGACTTCTACTTGTTTTTCTGCTTCTTTCTTTTTGATGTTCTCTCGTATTGTATCATAATTATCTATAACTGAATTATTGGGCTGTTCAATAGTTTGAATTTCATCTGCACAATCGGTTTTTATTTCGAAACCAGAGTCAGTAATAATAGGAGATTGCCGGTCAAAAGAAAAATTGATTGGATTCTTCGTCAACCATGTGTAGAAAAATCGTTGCAGTAGACCACACAATAGGATTGTAACCACAAGGCCGATTATAACTGGAGTCGTTATTGTTGTGGTATTGATTTTGTGATAAGTGAATAGGTAAGTGTCTACTGCCACATAGGCAATTACCAATAATGCAAGAATAAAACTTATCCTCTTGGTCCGAATTTGAGTATTATTTGTCATCTGCTGCAAGTATTTGAAATGGTTATATGGCAAAGTTATGTGCTATATTCCAGATATATATAATTAGTGATGACGAATCGCTCAATATTTGTAAAAAATAACGGTTAGAGTATGATTTCAGACTAAAAATCATACTCTAACCGCTTAAAAATAGGGATAAGTGGCTGTCAGTCCTTCCGTGTCAAGGTAATCTTCTTGCTAGCTTCACGTTTGTTGGCATCCACTACTTTGATATACCTTTGAGTGGTGGTGATACTCTTGTGTGCCATGATGCTCTGTATGGTGCGGATGTCCGTTCCGGCAGCTGCTTGTAGCGTTGCAAATGTTCTACGATACGAGTGAAATGTTATGTTCTTGGTAATTCCGGCAGAACGAATCCACTCTTTCATTGGGATTTGCGTCCAACTACGCATAAGTCCCTTGAATACCAAACCTTTCTTTTCAGAATTATAGCCTATCAATCCCAATGCTTCTTCACTAATAGGAATGATATCTTCCGCTTTGTTTTTTTGTGTAATGATATGTACGCATTTCCCTCCGGCTGAGTAGTCTACAATATCTTCCCAGCATAGTGCGAGTATATCACTGATACGTAAACTGGTCATACATGAAAACAGCGATGCTATTTTCAGAATGGGCTTCTTGCACGGTGTTTCAGCCAACTTGTACAGTTCATCTACAGACAGATACTCCTTGACTACATCCTCTGTTTCAATCTTATCCAAAAAATCATTGACATTGGTCTTTATCATTCCATTGCGGTAGAGTATTTTCAGGAATCCCCTGAAGGTAGACCAGTATCCCGATGCGGAGTTTCGTGTTATGCGTCCTTTGCGTCTCAGTTTTTTAGCTGTGAGCAGATACTCCCGAAACTTGTTGCAAAGGTCTATGTCAATCTCTTCAAAAGTACATTTACCATGTACGAAGTTGTTGAAATGCAGATAGACAAACTCCCATTTCTGGTCATGCTTACGGAGTTGCTTGCGATAATGCTCCAAGAAGTCTGCCTTGAGTTTGTACTTGTCAAAGAAGTCATACCGTTCATTGACAACTGACTCGAACCTGCGGCAACGGATGGCTTCGGCTTTCTCGGTCATTACCTCGTTGAAATTCTGTTCTCGTTTGTTTCTCGGATTGGCATAGACATAGATGCCAAGCGATTCATGACGGATAACTTTCATAGTCTCTTTGTCTCGATACCCAGGATAATAATCTAGATAGAAAGACATCATTCTACCTTTTAACGGACGTGTTCTCAACGTTACTGTTTTACATTCATGCATACTAATATATTTTTATGGTTATTATTAATTCGCTGGCAAAACTCTGTAATGTAATCATGCAGATTATCTACAGCAGAGATTAATTTTTGAATAATTAATGGATAGCGACAAATTAGATTATTTGTGAACACCCATAACCCTGTCAAACTCTACTTTTAGGAATCGGACGAACCGTCCGTTCTTCTCGCGATTGATCTGATGGAATTGCAGAATTCCGTAAACAGAGTCGCGGGAGAGTTTGAATTTTTCCATAGCCTCCTTGACGGTATAGTATTCCGCTTTGCTCTCCTGTTCTGAACTCTTCGAGAGGTCGAAGTGGAGCTTTGAGTAGAATATCTGCCCATGTTCCTTCTTGGATGGGATATTGTTCCGATACACCTGCGAACGGATGGCGACGCGTGTCATACCGTATTTTTCCTGAATATCTTCCGGTGTGTACCATTCGGTCAAGTCGGAATCCACCTCGTATTTGGCAAAGGCAGCATCGATATGTTTCTTGCTATAATAGTTGAATTGGCGTATTCGTACCTTCGGAACTTTGTGCTGCCGTGTATAAGTCCACACCCATTTGGCGTTGACCTTATATTTCTCTGCAATTTCTTCAGCAGTGTAATACTCAGTGATGTCGAAGTCCTCTTTAGGCATGATGCGCTCATACGGTTTGGTTTTCATCATTAGTTCGATGTCAGCACGACGAATGAGCGACTTCTTACCACTGATGCGTGAAGCCCGAAGTTTGGATTCCTTTACCAATTTATATATGTATTGTCTGGTTACGCCCATCAACTTTGCTGCTTGGGCAAAAGAGAAGAAATCCTGTCCCTCGGCGGCTTGTCGAGGTTGTAGCAACTCTTGCGAGCGTTTCAACTGCCGCTTGCGTTCCCGGATGCGTTCTTTGTAGCCAAGATTGGAACACTGATGGCTACAATAGCAGGTCGTTGTCTTTTGAGCTATAAATGGCTTTCCACACCGTTGACAAATCTTTCTTACTTCCATATTTTCCTCGTTTATATTGGGGATAATTTCTCCTTATTTCTCCCGGATTTTGTCAACACATGTAAACCATTGTCAACACACGTCAACTAATGCGTCATTGTGACATTCGGGCTAACCGTGAATTTGTGTCGCGGTAGAAATATGATAGAAAAATATGGATAAAAACCGTTACTACCAAATAAGGATTAGAAAGTGTTAAAATAGAAAAGCCGCTGAAATACAGCGACTTTATTCTAAATGGTTATAATTGGTTATGGCAGTTTCTAAGCCATCATTTGCCGATGCAAAAATGCTGAAAGATATTTTGAAGTACCATGTCATTTGTGACCTCACCGGCTATGTCTGAAATGAAGAAAATGCACTCCCGTATATCTTGCGAAAGGAAGTCTCCGGAGATTTGAGAATCAAGTCCGTCTTGTACTCTATGGATTGCTTCAAGTGCTTTGCTTAATGCCTCATAATGTCTTACGTTTGTTACAATAATGTCGTTTTGCGTTACTGTGGGTAAGTGAGCTGCATTAATGAGCATTTTTTGAAGTTCTTCCGTGTTCCCCCGTTGTTTGGCTGATATGAAAATGGACTCTGTATATTCTTTTGAGAAGTCTTTTAGTAAAGTTAGTAAATCCTCCTTTTGCTTTTCTTCGATCAAATCAGCTTTGTTGAATACTGCAATCAGATGTTTTCCTTCGCAACGAGGAATAATTTTTTCAGATAATTGTTCTATTTGAGAAGCAGCATTCACAGAATCTATCATCCAAAGAACAATCTCTGCCTGATCCAGTTTCTGGAAAGTACGTTCAATGCCCAAACTTTCAATTGTATCATTTGTTTCACGGATTCCGGCAGTATCGATGAATCGAAAGGTGACGCCTCCTATATTAATCGTATCTTCGATGACATCGCGCGTTGTTCCGTGAATATCACTGACAATTGCCCTCTCCTCATTCAATAGTACATTCAACAGGGTCGATTTTCCAGCATTTGTCTCACCGATAATGGCAACAGGAACACCATTCTTGATAGCATTGCCTACACTAAACGAATGGACTAGTCGGGAAATAACTTGCTCAATTTCATCGGCCAACTTCCGTAATGCCGAACGGTCGGCAAATTCCACATCTTCCTCACTGAAATCCAGTTCCAGTTCAATCATGGACGTGAAGTTCAGCAACTTGTTACGCAAGTCTGTCAGTTCTTTGCTAAAACCTCCCCGCATTTGACTCATTGCCAAACGGTGGGTCGCGGCAGATGAAGAAGCAATCAGGTCGGCAACAGCTTCTGCCTGACTTAAATCCATTTTCCCATTGAGGAAAGCACGTTGTGTGTATTCTCCCGGTTGAGCCATACGGCAGCCGTTCTTGATGAGTAGTTGCATTACTTGCTGGAGGATATAAGAAGAACCATGACACGTAATTTCCGTACTATTTTCTCCCGTGTAAGAATGAGGAGCACGGAAAAGACTAACGAGTACTTCATCAATGATTTCTTCTCCGTCATAGATACGTCCGAAAGTCAGCGTGTATGGCTTTTGATCATTAAATAGTTTGCCGGCTTTTGCAGGTTTGAAGATACGGCTAGTGATAGAAATGGCTTCCGGACCGGAAACACGGATGCTTCCGATAGCTCCTCCCTGGGCAGTAGCGATGGCACAAATAGTATCTTGGTTCATTATATTTTCTTTTTGAATGGGCAAAGATAAGGGTTTCTATGTAAAAAACAGAAGATTAGGGACAAGTTGTACTTTATTTGTTCATATTTGTCAGCGTTCAGCAGTGTACACAACAAAATATGCAAAACAAATAACCATGACTATGGAGTCAGTACAAATTTATATTCACTAAATGAAAATGGTGAGATCGTAAGAGAAAATTTGCAAAAGATACTTTCTGTACTTGCTGCGCATCAAATAATTTTGTGGGAATATGATATCCTTACGGGAAAATGCAGTTTTACGGATGATTATTTTCGTACACTTGGATTAAAAGAAGCCGGAATGGTTTTTAAGGATATTAATGACTTCTATCGGTTTGCTCATCCTGATGATATGGATGCTTGCCAAAAGTCTTTTGCAGCAATGCTTACCTCGGAATCAAAGACTTCACAGATACGGGTTCGTTGTATCGGAGAACATAAGGAAGTTATTTGGCTCGAAGACCATTTTCTCTCTTATAAAGGAAATGATGAAACACATCCGGATAAACTTCTGGCATATACTGTGAACGTAACTATTCCAAGGAAGTATATGATTTGTTTATTCACAATATCCATGAGTATCGCTCCTTTTGAAGGGAATAAAGTGCTGGTCCTGATTCATGATATCAGTGATCGGATTTGTCGCTCGAGGGAATTGATTGAGACGAAACGGTGGCAGAAGACGCCGATAAGCTAAAGTCTGTTTTTCTAGCAAATATGAGTCACGAGATTCTTTATCCGTGAAAAGCCCGACTTGATATTAATGGATATTCGTATGCCTGTAATGGACGGCATTCAGGCTATGGAAAAGATTTGTACTATGTCTTTTGCGGTACCCATTATCGCTGTAATGGCTTATGCATTTTATACAGAGCAGCAGGCTATTCAGGCAGGATGCAACGCTGTCATATCGAAACCTTATTCCATGGAAAAACTGAGAGAAACGATAGAATTCTCTATTGGTTGATTAATTTTCTGAAAGGGAATCAACATTCCGGAAATTGTAGTGTTATTAAGATAATAATAACACTCTAATTTTGTTGGAATATGAAGGAAGTAAAGAAGGTTGTACTCATCGGAGCGAGTGGTTTTGTTGGCTCAGCTCTTTTGAATGAGACTTTGAACCGTGGCTTTGAAGTGACAGCCGTGGTTCGGCACCCTGAAAAGATAAAGATAGAAAATGAGAGTCTGAAAGTGACGAAGGCGGATGTGTCTTCTCTTGAAGAAGTATACGAAGTTTGTAAAGGGGCGGATGCCGTTATCAGTGCGTTTAATCCGGGATGGAATAATCCCGATATATATGATGAGACAATTAAAGTCTATCTGACTATTATTGACGGAGTGAAGAAAGCAGGAGTCAACCGTTTTCTTATGGTAGGCGGTGCAGGTTCATTGTTTATTGCGCCCGGCTTGCGATTAATGGATTCCGGTGAAGTACCCGAGAATCTTTTGCCCGGAGTAAAAGCTTTGGGAGAGTTTTATCTGAAGTTCCTGACGAAAGAGAAAGAAGTGGACTGGGTGTTTTTCTCTCCGGCAGCGGATATGCGACCGGGAGTACGTACGGGACGTTATCGTCTGGGAAAGGATGACATGATTGTGGACATTGTGGGGAACAGCCATATTTCTGTAGAGGATTATGCGGCCGCCATGATTGATGAACTGGAACATCCGCAACATCATCAAGAGAGATTTACGATTGGTTATTGATTAAAGAAAGGAGCGAATCGGTAAACAGTCGGAAATTATATAAGTGAATCAATAAGTGAAGAAGAATGGCTTGAATATATATCACAATGTATAATTCAAGCCATTTCTTATTAAGTGGTTATTATCTTGTTGTTTTTTATATTCTGTCGAGCACCGTTTGAATCAACGTATCAATCGTATTTTTATATCCGGTATTCGCCTCTTTGATAAGGCGGTTGGCTATTACCATGCAGACAGTCATGGCCTTGTGTCCCATTAACCGGCTAAGTCCTGCCAAAGCGGAACTCTCCATTTCGAAATTGGTTATCTTGAAACCTTTGTATTCAAACGCTTCAATTTTATCATTCTGTTTCGGATCTGCCAACGGAATACGGAGCTCACGTCCCTGCGGACCGAAGAAACCTCCGGCGGCAATTGTCACGCCACGTACCATATCATCCTTCGCAACCCGGTCAATTAATTCTTCGCTGGCATCAATAACATAGGGCGCAGGAGCACACATATTTCCCGACCACCCCATGTGGTTGAGGAAAGCACGTTCGAAAGCCAAGTCGCATACAGCATTGCGTCCGGCATAGAAATTCAATAATCCGTCGAAACCGATAGACTTCTGCGAACATACGAATGTTCCCACCGGTGTATTTGGCTGTAAACCGCCGCACGTACCGATACGTACTAACTCTAACTGCCGGAACTGTTCTTTTTCTTCTCGTGTCTCGAAGTCGATATTGGCTAATGCATCCAGTTCGTTCATTACGATATCGATATTATCGCAACCGATTCCGGTAGAAACGACAGTAATTCGTTTACCTTTATATGTACCCGTGATTGTCTTGAATTCGCGGCTTTCCACTTCGCATTCTTTGTTTTCGAAATGAGAAGCTACGAGTGCCACACGTCCGGGATCACCAACCAGGATAACTTTGTCTGCCAACCATTCAGGTTTTACGTGAAGATGGAATACCGAGCCGTCTTCGTTGATAATTAATTCAGAGGATGGAAAGTACTTTTTCATGTTATTGAAAGGTTTTAGTTTTACAATAAGACTGTATCTATAAATACAAACGCCGGAACCGGATTTAAGTTCGGAAGAGGTATCTTTCTTTTTCCGCAGAAAAAAGAGCATACATCTTGGAACAGAATTGAAACCGGGTTCCGGCGTTTATAATAAATTATTTGCTCAACGGCTGATTACCGGTGTTTCCTGTTACCGGTTTAGCAATATTTTCACGCATGGAAGTATCTGCTTCGATATTTTTCATCCGGTAATAATCCATGATACCCAGATTACCGCTACGGAAGGCTTCTGCCATAGCTTTCGGTACTTCTGCTTCTGCTTCTATTACTTTCGCACGAGCTTCCTGCGCTTTGGCTTTCATTTCCTGTTCGGAAGCGACTGCCATTGCACGGCGTTCCTCTGCTTTTGCCTGCGCAATATTCTTGTCCGCATTAGCCTGATCAATCTGC
The nucleotide sequence above comes from Bacteroides caccae. Encoded proteins:
- a CDS encoding NAD(P)-dependent oxidoreductase; amino-acid sequence: MKEVKKVVLIGASGFVGSALLNETLNRGFEVTAVVRHPEKIKIENESLKVTKADVSSLEEVYEVCKGADAVISAFNPGWNNPDIYDETIKVYLTIIDGVKKAGVNRFLMVGGAGSLFIAPGLRLMDSGEVPENLLPGVKALGEFYLKFLTKEKEVDWVFFSPAADMRPGVRTGRYRLGKDDMIVDIVGNSHISVEDYAAAMIDELEHPQHHQERFTIGY
- a CDS encoding nucleoside phosphorylase is translated as MKKYFPSSELIINEDGSVFHLHVKPEWLADKVILVGDPGRVALVASHFENKECEVESREFKTITGTYKGKRITVVSTGIGCDNIDIVMNELDALANIDFETREEKEQFRQLELVRIGTCGGLQPNTPVGTFVCSQKSIGFDGLLNFYAGRNAVCDLAFERAFLNHMGWSGNMCAPAPYVIDASEELIDRVAKDDMVRGVTIAAGGFFGPQGRELRIPLADPKQNDKIEAFEYKGFKITNFEMESSALAGLSRLMGHKAMTVCMVIANRLIKEANTGYKNTIDTLIQTVLDRI